One genomic segment of Candidatus Margulisiibacteriota bacterium includes these proteins:
- a CDS encoding DUF3084 domain-containing protein, with protein sequence MLPFVWRIILILFVLGGLIAYSGNRVGKYIGKKRLTLFHLRPRHTATAITILSGILIALLTMGVLLLVSQDARTALLGLDRLKGEITERNRELSAANEALLKLNQELALKSAQQAEIEKKLNLAKGEVVSLQRTKENLNKEVRQAREGEVVFRVGEVVTLSLVQAGPERSKLESGLEELLAAASVEASIEEIDSAVDRLAGQNDRYVVRLVAARNVLGGETVPVRIELALNRLIYPAGREIVALDIPNGLTAAALESEIMRLLRNSHNTARDAGVLPNTAGSLGSVPYSDISELAKKLKSNNKKVGLQVLAARDIYTIGPVTVRFKVSYR encoded by the coding sequence ATGCTCCCCTTCGTCTGGCGGATCATCCTCATCCTTTTTGTCCTTGGCGGATTGATCGCCTACAGCGGTAACCGGGTCGGGAAATATATCGGCAAAAAGCGCCTGACGCTGTTCCATCTCCGGCCGCGCCACACCGCGACCGCCATCACCATCCTCTCCGGGATACTGATCGCTCTTTTGACCATGGGGGTCTTGTTGCTTGTTTCCCAGGACGCGCGGACCGCCTTGCTCGGCCTCGACCGGTTGAAGGGTGAGATCACGGAGCGCAACCGGGAGTTGAGCGCGGCCAATGAGGCCCTCCTTAAACTAAACCAGGAGCTCGCCCTGAAAAGCGCCCAACAGGCGGAAATAGAAAAGAAACTAAACCTGGCCAAGGGAGAAGTCGTCAGCCTGCAGCGGACGAAAGAAAATTTAAATAAAGAAGTGCGGCAGGCGAGGGAAGGGGAAGTTGTTTTCCGGGTGGGGGAAGTGGTCACCCTCTCGTTGGTCCAGGCCGGACCCGAGCGGAGCAAGCTGGAGAGTGGCCTGGAAGAACTCCTGGCGGCCGCGTCGGTCGAGGCTTCGATCGAAGAAATAGATTCGGCGGTCGACCGGCTGGCCGGACAAAATGACCGCTATGTGGTCAGGTTGGTCGCGGCCCGTAACGTTCTCGGCGGCGAGACGGTGCCGGTCCGGATCGAGCTGGCCTTGAACCGGCTGATCTACCCGGCCGGCCGGGAGATCGTAGCACTCGATATCCCGAACGGGTTAACCGCGGCCGCGCTGGAGAGCGAGATCATGCGCTTGCTGCGCAACTCGCACAATACGGCGCGTGACGCCGGCGTTCTCCCCAATACGGCCGGCTCGCTGGGGAGCGTCCCCTATTCGGACATCTCTGAACTGGCTAAAAAACTGAAGTCGAATAACAAGAAAGTCGGCTTGCAGGTCCTGGCGGCGCGCGATATTTATACCATCGGCCCGGTCACGGTCAGGTTCAAGGTCAGTTACCGATGA
- a CDS encoding LptF/LptG family permease → MIKILDRYIFKELLEPFLFGLGSFTAILASSMIMFELVRAVVLKGMPLTTALLIFVYRLPAIVVYIFPMATLLAALLAFSRLSHDSEIIAFRASGLSLFRLMVPVLVLGLLVSLVNLTFSEIVVPESTRAAKALLLMTSTKLEPKLQKNIFLPELENGRLKRIFYAETMKGKVMSGVIVQEFTAGRLSQIINAKEGLWAGDKNQWLFRDGTIYLLAESGEYKHLIKFQEQYVTIKYTPADFATDDRNPEEMNIAGLRNFITLKEKMGADVVDLQIQLNMKMAIPFASLVFALLGAPLGLSPRRASGSIGLGISIIVIFFYYITTFITMAIGEMRVITPGLAAWLPNFITGGVGWYILKKAADK, encoded by the coding sequence TTGATCAAGATCCTGGACCGTTATATTTTCAAGGAATTACTGGAACCGTTCCTCTTCGGCCTCGGTTCCTTTACCGCCATCCTGGCCTCGTCGATGATCATGTTCGAGCTCGTCCGGGCGGTGGTCCTGAAAGGGATGCCGCTGACGACCGCCCTGCTTATTTTCGTCTATCGCCTGCCGGCGATCGTTGTCTATATCTTCCCGATGGCGACCCTGCTGGCCGCCCTGCTCGCTTTCTCCCGCCTGTCGCACGACAGCGAGATCATCGCTTTTCGCGCTTCCGGCCTCTCCTTGTTCCGCCTGATGGTTCCGGTCCTGGTGCTGGGCCTGCTCGTCTCCCTGGTCAATTTGACCTTTTCCGAGATCGTTGTCCCGGAGTCGACCCGGGCGGCGAAAGCGCTCCTCCTGATGACCTCGACCAAGCTCGAACCGAAACTGCAGAAGAATATCTTTCTCCCCGAGCTGGAGAACGGCCGGCTGAAGCGGATCTTTTACGCCGAGACGATGAAAGGGAAGGTCATGTCGGGGGTGATCGTCCAGGAATTCACCGCGGGCCGCCTCTCCCAGATCATTAACGCCAAAGAGGGGCTGTGGGCCGGTGACAAGAACCAGTGGCTTTTCCGCGACGGAACGATCTATCTCCTGGCCGAGAGCGGCGAATACAAGCACCTGATCAAGTTCCAGGAACAGTACGTCACGATCAAATATACTCCGGCCGACTTCGCGACCGACGACCGGAACCCCGAAGAAATGAATATCGCCGGCCTGCGCAACTTTATCACCCTCAAGGAGAAGATGGGGGCGGACGTGGTCGATCTGCAGATCCAGCTCAACATGAAAATGGCGATACCGTTCGCTTCACTGGTCTTTGCCCTGCTGGGCGCCCCCCTGGGCTTATCCCCGCGCCGCGCTTCCGGTTCGATCGGCCTCGGCATCTCGATCATCGTCATCTTCTTTTATTACATCACCACCTTCATCACTATGGCGATCGGTGAAATGCGCGTCATTACCCCGGGGTTGGCGGCCTGGCTGCCTAACTTCATCACCGGCGGCGTCGGCTGGTACATCCTGAAAAAAGCGGCGGATAAATAA
- the lptB gene encoding LPS export ABC transporter ATP-binding protein, with translation MRGDNHIYIKTEKLVKKYGQKTAVNEVSISVNQGEVVGLLGPNGAGKTTTFYMVVGLVRPNAGQVFLGEHDITRAPMHKRSQLGIGYLPQEQSIFRKLTVEENIYILWELMPEIPKREYETRLVKLLDELGVTGLRQQKAYSLSGGEQRRVEIARALATQPSFLLLDEPFTGIDPKTVGDLQDIIRRLKEKGIGILITDHNVRETLAITDRAYIIHKGEILVAGDSKTISESEDAKKFYLGDEFQL, from the coding sequence ATTAGAGGAGATAATCACATTTACATCAAAACAGAAAAGCTAGTCAAGAAGTATGGTCAGAAGACCGCGGTCAACGAGGTCTCCATTTCGGTCAATCAGGGGGAGGTCGTCGGCCTCCTTGGCCCGAACGGGGCGGGGAAGACCACCACCTTTTACATGGTCGTCGGGCTGGTCCGGCCGAACGCGGGCCAGGTTTTCCTCGGCGAGCACGATATTACCCGCGCCCCGATGCACAAGCGTTCCCAGCTCGGGATCGGCTACCTCCCGCAGGAGCAGTCGATCTTCCGCAAGCTGACCGTGGAAGAGAATATCTACATCCTCTGGGAGCTGATGCCGGAGATCCCGAAGCGCGAATACGAAACACGGCTGGTCAAATTACTCGATGAGCTCGGCGTGACCGGTTTGCGCCAACAAAAAGCTTATTCGCTTTCCGGCGGGGAGCAGCGCCGCGTCGAGATCGCCCGCGCCCTGGCCACGCAGCCCTCCTTCCTGCTGCTCGACGAACCGTTCACCGGCATCGACCCGAAGACGGTCGGCGACCTGCAAGACATTATCCGCCGTCTCAAAGAGAAGGGGATCGGTATCCTGATCACTGACCATAACGTCCGGGAGACCCTGGCCATCACCGATCGGGCTTATATCATCCATAAGGGGGAGATCCTGGTGGCCGGCGACTCCAAGACGATCTCCGAGAGCGAGGACGCCAAAAAATTCTACCTAGGAGATGAGTTCCAGCTTTGA
- the trpD gene encoding anthranilate phosphoribosyltransferase, with translation MKDAIKKVVAGHNLTREEAGLAMDTIMQGNATPSQIAALLVALHTKGESIDEITGFAEKMREHATHIFPHTQNLVDTCGTGGDLSGTFNVSTVSAIVAAAAGVAVAKHGNRSISSRCGSADVLEALGVKVDLEPKRVEECIDQVGFGFIFAPNFHKAMKYAMPTRREIGISTVFNILGPLTNPANARAQVLGVFHQDLTKIIAEVLKNLGVRHALVVHGMDGLDEISLTEKSQVTELRDGASKTYFIKPEDFGLVRKPRGEVLGGSAQENAAITIDILKQEERGAKREIVLLNAAAALYVGGKVNDLNEGMALAAATLESGAAANKLEEIITFTSKQKS, from the coding sequence ATGAAAGACGCTATTAAGAAAGTGGTCGCAGGACACAACCTCACCCGCGAGGAAGCGGGGCTGGCCATGGATACGATCATGCAGGGAAACGCGACCCCCTCGCAGATCGCGGCCCTTTTGGTCGCCCTGCATACCAAGGGCGAGTCGATCGATGAGATCACCGGGTTCGCCGAGAAAATGCGCGAACACGCCACCCACATCTTTCCCCACACCCAGAACCTGGTCGACACCTGCGGGACCGGGGGAGACCTCTCCGGCACTTTTAACGTTTCGACTGTCTCGGCCATCGTCGCCGCCGCGGCCGGCGTGGCCGTAGCCAAACACGGAAACCGCTCGATCTCGAGCCGCTGCGGCTCGGCGGACGTCTTGGAAGCGCTGGGGGTCAAAGTTGACCTCGAGCCGAAAAGGGTCGAGGAGTGCATTGATCAGGTCGGTTTTGGTTTTATCTTTGCCCCGAACTTTCACAAAGCGATGAAATACGCCATGCCGACCCGCCGGGAGATCGGCATCAGCACCGTTTTCAATATCCTCGGGCCGCTGACCAACCCGGCCAACGCCCGGGCGCAGGTCCTCGGCGTTTTCCACCAAGATCTGACGAAGATCATAGCCGAAGTGTTGAAAAACCTCGGCGTCAGGCATGCTCTGGTCGTCCACGGGATGGATGGGCTGGACGAAATATCGTTGACGGAAAAGAGCCAGGTGACGGAACTGCGCGACGGGGCGAGCAAAACTTATTTCATCAAGCCGGAAGACTTTGGCTTGGTCCGCAAGCCCCGCGGGGAGGTCCTGGGGGGCTCGGCCCAAGAGAACGCGGCGATCACAATCGATATCCTGAAACAAGAAGAGCGCGGGGCCAAGCGGGAGATAGTTTTGCTTAATGCCGCCGCGGCCCTCTATGTCGGCGGCAAAGTTAACGACCTGAACGAGGGGATGGCCCTGGCGGCGGCGACGCTTGAGTCCGGCGCGGCGGCTAATAAATTAGAGGAGATAATCACATTTACATCAAAACAGAAAAGCTAG
- a CDS encoding metal-sensitive transcriptional regulator, whose amino-acid sequence MLDPKKKTQLGKRLNRIAGQVHGIRKMVEEPRYCVEILTQIAAARAALAGVGKFVLEDHLNTCVSTAIRRGAAEREIKELMDVFEKF is encoded by the coding sequence ATGCTCGATCCAAAAAAGAAAACCCAATTAGGTAAACGACTCAATCGGATCGCCGGACAGGTCCACGGGATCAGGAAAATGGTGGAAGAGCCGCGCTATTGCGTCGAGATCCTGACCCAGATCGCGGCCGCCCGGGCGGCCCTGGCCGGGGTGGGTAAGTTCGTCCTGGAAGACCACCTGAATACCTGCGTCAGCACGGCGATCAGAAGAGGGGCGGCCGAGCGCGAGATCAAGGAGCTGATGGATGTATTTGAGAAATTTTAA
- a CDS encoding YbhB/YbcL family Raf kinase inhibitor-like protein, protein MKKVFAIFFVLLLFVTAGQGAKLKKAVKMANMSLSSPAFGNNEKLPVRFTGDGEGQSPPLAFRHVPKTARSLALILDDPDAPIGTFTHWLIWNISPGTAGIKEGTLPAEAVEGKNTIGRTEYVPPRPPSGTHRYIFTLYALNCELTLPPGSARPALEQAMKGHIITQAELIGKYR, encoded by the coding sequence ATGAAAAAAGTATTCGCGATATTCTTTGTCCTGTTGCTTTTCGTCACGGCCGGCCAGGGAGCAAAGCTAAAAAAGGCGGTTAAAATGGCAAACATGTCTCTCTCTTCTCCGGCTTTTGGGAATAATGAAAAACTTCCGGTCCGCTTCACCGGCGACGGCGAAGGTCAAAGCCCGCCGCTGGCCTTCCGCCATGTTCCAAAAACGGCGCGCAGTTTGGCGCTGATCCTTGACGATCCCGATGCTCCGATCGGGACTTTCACCCATTGGCTTATCTGGAACATTTCTCCTGGAACAGCGGGGATAAAAGAAGGGACACTTCCGGCGGAAGCAGTTGAAGGTAAGAATACGATCGGCCGGACGGAATACGTTCCTCCCCGCCCGCCGTCCGGCACCCATCGTTATATTTTCACCCTCTACGCGCTCAACTGTGAATTAACTCTCCCGCCCGGCTCCGCCCGCCCCGCGCTCGAGCAAGCAATGAAGGGGCATATCATTACCCAGGCTGAATTGATCGGGAAATATAGATAG
- a CDS encoding FMN-binding protein, protein MLKKIGLVVAVIVLVLACLAGAFYIRAQSMANNVKRQYASIQPLNLSKVTDGVYEGSFSDFLVAVKVNVTVKRHRIEEIKIMEQKCGPGYEALDTVNRIVKAQSPKVDAVTGASGSSMSIMIAVNRALTGK, encoded by the coding sequence ATGTTAAAAAAGATCGGTCTGGTCGTGGCCGTTATTGTGCTGGTGCTCGCTTGTTTGGCCGGGGCGTTCTATATCCGCGCTCAATCAATGGCCAACAACGTTAAGCGGCAGTACGCGAGTATCCAGCCGCTCAACCTCTCCAAGGTCACGGACGGCGTTTATGAAGGGAGTTTCAGCGATTTCCTCGTTGCCGTTAAAGTTAATGTCACCGTCAAGCGCCACCGGATCGAGGAGATCAAGATTATGGAACAAAAATGCGGCCCCGGTTACGAGGCGCTCGATACGGTCAACCGGATAGTTAAGGCGCAATCGCCCAAAGTCGACGCGGTCACCGGCGCGTCAGGGAGCAGTATGAGCATCATGATCGCCGTCAACCGGGCGCTGACCGGGAAGTAG
- a CDS encoding cupin domain-containing protein produces the protein MAENKFQAGEVEELKGLIDYQSDSIVSRMLINKPNGSVTLFALAAGQSIAEHKTPFDALVNVLDGEAEIVISGKSHLVKAGEVLLMPANDPHALFARQGFKMLLTMVK, from the coding sequence ATGGCAGAAAATAAATTCCAGGCCGGGGAAGTTGAAGAGTTGAAAGGGTTGATCGATTACCAGAGCGATTCGATCGTCAGCAGGATGTTGATCAATAAACCGAACGGGAGCGTCACTCTTTTTGCCCTGGCTGCCGGACAGTCGATTGCCGAACATAAAACCCCGTTTGACGCGCTGGTTAATGTCCTCGATGGGGAGGCCGAGATAGTCATCTCCGGGAAAAGCCATCTCGTGAAAGCCGGCGAGGTCCTTTTAATGCCGGCCAACGATCCTCACGCCCTGTTCGCCCGCCAGGGCTTTAAGATGCTTTTAACGATGGTCAAGTAG
- a CDS encoding bifunctional methionine sulfoxide reductase B/A protein, protein MPKKLLLFYLFLSLTGGVLAMAQAPKPSETGKISLYEPGLGTVVVIDRVVKSDREWQKLLTPEQYEVTANKGTERPFTCTFEKIKEAGLYECVRCGTALFKAGTKFESGTGWPSFYEPVSPLNIKERPDNSIGMSRTEVLCSRCDAHLGHVFNDGPRPTGKRYCINGVALQFVPFGAAAKLQQATFGAGCFWHVQEEFDKVKGVKETAVGFAGGTAPDPSYELVCGGNTGHAEVIHLKYDPTQVSYDELLKVFWQIHDPTQLDRQGPDVGKQYRSAIFYYNDEQKATAEKSQQAEQKKYKQPIVTEIVPAANFFRAEEYHQKYLQKRGQ, encoded by the coding sequence GTGCCCAAAAAACTGTTGCTCTTTTATCTGTTCCTTTCCCTAACCGGAGGTGTATTAGCCATGGCGCAAGCCCCCAAACCTAGCGAGACCGGCAAGATCAGTCTCTATGAACCCGGCCTGGGAACGGTCGTTGTTATTGACCGGGTGGTCAAGAGCGACCGGGAGTGGCAGAAGCTGCTGACGCCCGAACAATATGAAGTGACGGCCAACAAGGGGACAGAGCGGCCGTTCACCTGCACGTTTGAGAAGATCAAAGAAGCCGGCCTTTACGAGTGTGTCCGCTGCGGCACGGCACTGTTCAAAGCCGGGACCAAGTTTGAGTCGGGCACCGGCTGGCCGAGCTTTTACGAGCCAGTCTCCCCGCTCAACATCAAGGAGCGGCCGGACAATTCGATCGGTATGAGCCGGACCGAAGTCCTCTGCTCCCGCTGCGACGCGCATCTTGGGCATGTTTTTAACGATGGGCCCCGGCCTACGGGGAAGCGCTACTGCATCAACGGCGTCGCCTTGCAGTTTGTCCCTTTTGGCGCGGCAGCCAAACTCCAGCAGGCAACCTTTGGCGCCGGTTGTTTCTGGCACGTGCAGGAAGAGTTCGATAAGGTCAAGGGGGTCAAGGAGACGGCGGTCGGGTTTGCCGGCGGCACGGCCCCCGACCCGAGTTACGAGCTGGTCTGCGGCGGGAATACAGGCCACGCCGAGGTCATCCACCTGAAATATGATCCAACGCAGGTCAGTTACGATGAACTGTTAAAGGTTTTCTGGCAGATCCACGATCCGACGCAGCTCGACCGCCAGGGGCCGGATGTCGGTAAGCAGTACCGGTCGGCGATCTTTTATTATAATGATGAACAAAAAGCCACCGCCGAAAAGTCGCAGCAAGCGGAGCAGAAAAAGTATAAGCAGCCGATCGTAACCGAGATCGTCCCCGCTGCCAACTTCTTCCGGGCCGAAGAATATCATCAAAAGTATTTGCAGAAGCGGGGTCAATAA
- a CDS encoding helix-turn-helix domain-containing protein has protein sequence MAKVKNKLKTDQLSRATQEGALVPIEKLGQRLRDYRETLGMTQAQLAKRLKVGQSVISRIEEDAASSSLKTIVRIAGVLECDFLGALVSRGSVPEKVRRQAERVAKMMIARTYANMAMEKQAPSGQAYADQLERLIEELSAKPGSKLWHELCDSEAVHPGVDRLMLVYLVRHGEALPAETDPARPLSAKGQAEVEATAKELLAEGAQVSEIWHSGKLRAKQTAEILARVLNVVKVIEKKGLKPDDPVTPIAKLLRETDKTILIAGHLPFLPKLALLLKPELGQVELRTGGVVRLTI, from the coding sequence ATGGCCAAGGTAAAAAACAAATTAAAGACCGATCAACTATCAAGGGCAACCCAAGAGGGCGCTTTGGTCCCGATCGAGAAACTGGGCCAAAGATTGAGAGATTACAGAGAGACGCTAGGAATGACCCAGGCGCAGTTGGCAAAAAGACTGAAGGTTGGGCAGTCGGTTATTTCCCGGATCGAAGAAGATGCCGCGTCGAGCAGTTTAAAGACGATCGTCAGGATCGCCGGTGTGCTGGAATGTGATTTTTTGGGCGCTCTTGTTTCCCGTGGGTCGGTGCCAGAGAAGGTCAGGCGGCAGGCGGAGCGGGTGGCAAAAATGATGATTGCCAGGACCTACGCCAACATGGCGATGGAAAAGCAGGCCCCGTCCGGACAAGCATATGCCGATCAGCTGGAACGGCTGATCGAAGAATTATCGGCTAAGCCGGGTTCAAAGCTTTGGCATGAATTATGTGACTCCGAAGCGGTTCACCCGGGGGTTGATCGGCTGATGCTGGTCTATCTCGTCCGTCATGGTGAAGCTCTCCCGGCCGAAACCGACCCCGCTCGTCCTCTAAGTGCCAAAGGTCAGGCCGAAGTGGAGGCGACGGCCAAGGAGCTTTTGGCCGAAGGAGCGCAAGTCTCCGAGATTTGGCACAGCGGTAAGTTGCGAGCTAAACAGACGGCCGAGATCCTGGCCCGGGTCTTGAATGTGGTTAAGGTAATTGAAAAGAAGGGACTCAAACCCGACGACCCCGTAACACCGATCGCGAAACTCCTCCGCGAAACCGACAAAACCATCTTAATCGCCGGGCATTTGCCGTTTTTACCGAAGTTGGCTCTTCTATTGAAGCCGGAGTTGGGGCAGGTTGAGCTGAGGACAGGTGGGGTGGTGAGGTTAACTATTTAG
- a CDS encoding glycine--tRNA ligase subunit alpha, whose product MKPLNFQEIIARLNSYWADQGCVIRQPYDIEKGAATMSPATFFGAMGPQPCNTAYIDPVRRPTDGRYGENPNRLFHYFQYQVIMKPSPLNIQDLYLDSLRAIGIEPAKHDVRFVEDNWESPTLGAWGTGWEVWAEGMEITQFTYFQQCGGFDCKPIPVEITYGLERLAMFIQKVDSVYKIQWNDTVKYGDIYLPQERQHSKYNFETADTSALSLLFGIYEKEALRLLKNGEVLPAYDYILKSSHAFNILDARGAVSVSERMAYILRIRKMARWCAKIYVEGLTP is encoded by the coding sequence GTGAAACCGCTTAATTTCCAGGAAATCATTGCCCGATTGAACAGTTACTGGGCTGACCAGGGCTGCGTTATCCGCCAACCCTACGACATCGAAAAAGGGGCGGCGACAATGTCCCCCGCCACTTTCTTCGGCGCCATGGGCCCGCAACCGTGTAATACCGCCTATATCGACCCGGTCCGGCGGCCGACCGACGGCCGCTACGGCGAGAACCCGAACCGCCTCTTCCACTACTTCCAATATCAAGTCATCATGAAACCGTCGCCCTTAAATATTCAGGACCTCTACCTCGATTCGCTCCGGGCGATCGGCATTGAACCGGCCAAGCACGACGTCCGCTTTGTCGAGGATAACTGGGAATCCCCCACCCTCGGCGCTTGGGGAACGGGGTGGGAAGTCTGGGCCGAAGGGATGGAGATCACCCAGTTCACCTACTTCCAGCAGTGCGGCGGGTTCGACTGCAAACCGATCCCGGTCGAGATCACCTACGGCCTCGAGCGGCTCGCCATGTTCATCCAGAAAGTCGACAGCGTCTATAAGATCCAGTGGAACGACACCGTCAAATACGGCGACATCTATTTACCCCAGGAAAGACAGCATTCCAAGTACAATTTCGAGACGGCCGACACCTCCGCACTCTCCCTCCTCTTCGGCATCTACGAGAAAGAGGCGCTCCGCCTGCTCAAGAACGGCGAGGTCCTCCCGGCCTATGACTATATTTTAAAGTCATCCCACGCTTTTAATATTCTCGACGCGCGGGGAGCGGTCTCGGTCTCCGAGCGGATGGCGTATATCTTGCGGATCAGGAAGATGGCGCGCTGGTGCGCGAAAATATATGTGGAGGGACTGACACCATGA
- the glyS gene encoding glycine--tRNA ligase subunit beta, with amino-acid sequence MNLLLELGCEEIPARLMPGFLDDLRLKTTEKLARERLTFEQVVTLGTARRLTLFVAGLAGQQPDVTEELKGPSAEAAFDPSGKPTPAALGFARSHQIDLKQLTVRTLNNRNYVFAKVVRHGQKTEKLLSTLLPEIISSLHQPLAMRWGKLDFKFIRPIHSIVALYGKKVIKFELAGIKSGNTTFAHRYYPSPSGRGGKVKGQRVRAAELLPYKKQLLKLGVVVDQEERKLLIKAQVEAAAKKAGAVALVDEGLLNEVTFLVENPVVYVGTFRKEFLDIPQEVLITSMKKNQKYFPLLEPRSSFAGSNLRPMFAVVTDGCKNKTVVAGNEKVLTARLTDARFFFEEDQKQPLKLRLPDLAKVAFFEKLGNMRQKAERIGQLGEWLGRRLGLEANDLKVVHRIAELCKADLTTKMVFEFPELQGVMGREYARTSGEEGAVADGILEHYLPRFAEDKLPGSLTGTVVALADRFDSLVGSFAAGYIPTGSEDPYGLRRAVQGIIRIVGEKKLDLLLDETIEHAYKGYEALLPGNPNLSQLKKDILEFFVGRLRPILVDQGVRHDIAEAALVNFNDILDTLAKAEVLNRLVVEPWFPGVIASADRLSRIAGKAPRDQVLEHDLVEPEEQELYALYLKVNWEVNERIKKEEWTAAARELSRLTDPIEAFFDKVLVMHKDERLKLNRLALLKSLEKLYLAVADFRQIVIEGKK; translated from the coding sequence ATGAACCTCCTGCTCGAGCTCGGTTGCGAAGAGATCCCGGCCCGTTTAATGCCGGGGTTCTTGGACGACTTGCGCCTAAAAACGACAGAGAAACTGGCCCGCGAGCGGCTCACCTTCGAACAGGTCGTCACGCTGGGGACGGCGCGGCGCTTAACTCTCTTCGTGGCGGGCCTGGCCGGCCAACAACCCGACGTGACCGAAGAGTTGAAAGGCCCGTCGGCTGAAGCCGCTTTTGATCCGTCCGGCAAGCCGACCCCGGCGGCGCTCGGTTTCGCCCGGAGCCATCAGATCGACCTCAAACAGCTGACTGTCCGGACCCTCAACAACAGAAATTATGTTTTCGCCAAAGTGGTCCGCCACGGGCAGAAAACAGAAAAGCTCCTCTCCACCCTCCTCCCCGAGATCATCTCTTCACTCCACCAGCCGCTCGCCATGCGCTGGGGAAAACTAGACTTCAAGTTCATCCGGCCGATCCACTCGATTGTCGCTCTCTACGGCAAAAAGGTCATTAAGTTCGAGCTGGCCGGCATTAAGTCCGGCAACACAACTTTCGCTCATCGCTATTACCCCTCTCCCTCTGGGAGAGGGGGGAAGGTTAAGGGTCAGCGGGTGAGGGCTGCGGAGTTATTACCCTACAAAAAACAACTTTTAAAGCTCGGCGTGGTCGTCGATCAGGAAGAAAGAAAGCTGTTGATCAAGGCGCAGGTTGAGGCGGCGGCGAAAAAGGCGGGCGCGGTCGCGCTGGTCGACGAAGGGTTGCTGAACGAAGTGACCTTCCTGGTGGAAAACCCTGTTGTTTATGTCGGAACGTTCAGAAAAGAGTTCCTCGACATACCTCAGGAAGTCCTGATCACCTCCATGAAGAAAAACCAAAAGTATTTCCCGTTACTAGAACCGCGAAGTTCATTCGCGGGTTCCAATCTAAGGCCGATGTTCGCGGTGGTTACCGACGGCTGCAAGAATAAAACCGTTGTCGCCGGGAACGAAAAGGTCCTGACCGCCCGGTTGACCGATGCCCGCTTTTTCTTCGAGGAAGACCAGAAACAGCCGCTCAAGCTCCGCCTCCCCGACCTGGCCAAGGTCGCCTTCTTCGAAAAGCTCGGGAATATGCGCCAGAAGGCGGAACGGATCGGCCAACTGGGCGAGTGGCTAGGCCGGCGGCTCGGGCTCGAAGCTAACGACCTGAAAGTCGTCCACCGGATCGCCGAATTGTGCAAGGCCGACCTGACGACCAAGATGGTCTTTGAATTCCCGGAACTGCAGGGAGTGATGGGGCGGGAATACGCCAGGACCTCCGGGGAAGAAGGGGCGGTGGCCGACGGCATCCTCGAACATTACCTCCCCCGCTTTGCCGAAGATAAACTGCCGGGGTCGCTGACCGGGACAGTGGTCGCCCTGGCTGACCGGTTCGACTCGCTGGTCGGCTCCTTTGCCGCCGGCTATATCCCGACCGGCTCGGAAGACCCTTACGGCCTCCGCCGGGCGGTGCAAGGGATCATCCGGATCGTCGGGGAAAAGAAGCTCGATCTCCTGCTCGATGAGACGATCGAGCATGCCTACAAAGGCTATGAAGCGCTCTTGCCCGGGAACCCTAACCTCTCCCAGCTCAAAAAAGATATCCTTGAATTTTTCGTCGGGCGCCTCCGCCCGATCCTGGTCGACCAAGGGGTCCGCCATGACATCGCCGAGGCCGCGCTGGTCAACTTCAACGATATCCTCGATACGCTGGCCAAGGCCGAGGTCCTGAACCGGCTGGTCGTTGAGCCGTGGTTCCCCGGCGTGATCGCCTCGGCCGACCGCCTCTCCCGGATCGCGGGCAAAGCACCGCGCGATCAGGTGCTGGAACACGACCTGGTCGAACCGGAAGAGCAGGAGCTCTACGCGCTTTATCTCAAAGTTAATTGGGAGGTCAACGAGCGGATCAAGAAAGAAGAGTGGACCGCCGCCGCCCGGGAACTCTCCCGCCTAACCGACCCGATCGAGGCCTTCTTCGATAAAGTCCTCGTCATGCATAAGGACGAACGGTTAAAACTGAACCGCCTCGCCCTCCTCAAGTCACTCGAGAAATTATATCTGGCTGTCGCCGACTTCAGGCAGATAGTTATTGAAGGAAAGAAATGA